The window CTGCCACGCGCCGCATGGGGCGTTTCAGGAGCTGAGGGTCGCCGGTGAGCACCGAATCGAAGGGCTGGCCGGCCAGGATGCCGCACAGCAGGCGCATGGTGGTGCCGGAGCGCAGGCAGTCCAGCGGCCCGGCCGGCGCGCCCAGGCCGCGCAGTCCCTGCCCATGGATCGTCAGCCGGCCCATGCCGTGCCGGGGATCGAAGTCGTGCACCTGAATATCCACTCCCAGCGCCCGCATGCATTCCATGGTGGCGGAGCAGTCCCCTTCCAGCAGTGCGCCGGCGACCTCCGACGGGCCGTCCGCCAGCGCGCCCAACAGCAGGGCACGGTGCGAGATGGATTTGTCGCCCGGCACGCGGAGGCGGCCTTTTAGCGGATACCGGGAGGATGTGACGATGACGTTCATAGGTTCAGCTCCCGCCGGCGGCGGCTGGCCGCCTCGATACACTCGCGCAGAGGGGCTTCGCCGCCGGCCTCGATGAGGGCATACAGCTTGTCGAACTGCTCTCGGAATACGTTCATAGCATGCAGAATGTTCTCCTGATTGGTGAGGAAGATGTCCAGCATCATGTCGGGGTCGCTGGCGGCCAGGCGCGTGGTATCGCGGAAGCCGCTGGCGGCCAGTGACCAAAGGTCGGGGTCCTGCTGAGCGCCGGCCATGGCCGCTCCCATCAACGAGAGCGCGACCGTGTGCGGCAGATGGCTGACCCACGCCACCATACGGTCGTGGTCGGCGGCGTCCAGCACCACCGGCACCGCACCCACCGCCCGGAC is drawn from Anaerolineae bacterium and contains these coding sequences:
- a CDS encoding prephenate dehydrogenase/arogenate dehydrogenase family protein produces the protein MCGKEQAGIEAAQPDLFAGRPFILSPLPRTSARALEQGKALVRAVGAVPVVLDAADHDRMVAWVSHLPHTVALSLMGAAMAGAQQDPDLWSLAASGFRDTTRLAASDPDMMLDIFLTNQENILHAMNVFREQFDKLYALIEAGGEAPLRECIEAASRRRRELNL